The window GCTCCGGCGGATGGGGGCAGAGGGGGTCCCGGTCGAGGAGCGCGTCTTCGGCGACGGGGTCGCCGACACCGACGGCGACGGGCAGAACGACGGCGACGGACAGCCGCACTACCTCCGCCCGAGCCTCGTCCAGTTTTTCGAGAGCCGCAACGTCCTCGTCGAGGGCGTGACGCTGCGGGGCAGCCCGTTCTGGACGACCCACCTCGTCGGCTGCGAGAACGTCACCGCGCGCGGCCTCACGATCCGCTCAGGCACCACCAACGACGACGGCTTCAACCCCGAGTCGAGCCGGTTCGTGCTCATCGAGGATAGCGACATCTGGACGCACGACGACCCGATTGCGATCAAAGCCGGGCGCGACGCCGACGGGCGGGCCTACCCCGGCACAGCCTTCGTCGTCATCCGAAACACCCGCCTCCGCTCGACCGTCGGCGGCGCGATGTCGATCGGGAGCGAGATGTCGGGCGGGGTCGAGGGCGTCTTCATCGCGGACAACGTCGGCGAGAACGGACGCGGGCGCGGCCTCTACCTCAAGAGCAACCGCGACCGCGGCGGGTTCATCCGCCACGTCTACGTGCGCGACCTCGACCTGACAGGCGCCCGCACCGGCTTCGAGATCACGACCGACTACAAGGGCCTCCGCGAGGGCGCCCACCCGCCGGCCGTCCACGACGTGTTCCTCCGCGACGTGCGCATCTGGAACGCCTCGGAGCGCTCGGTCCGCCTCCTCGGGCAGCCGACGGTCCCCGTGCGCCGCGTCCTCCTCGACGGCGTCCACCTCCGCGGCTCCGACACCGCGCCCGAGCTTCGGTCCGTCGAGGACGTGCTCGCCCGCGACGTCACCGTCGGCGGCGAGGCGTGGCGACCGGACAGCATCGTCGAGGAATCGCCGTGATCCACTTTGTGCCTATCCTCGCCC of the Bacteroidota bacterium genome contains:
- a CDS encoding glycoside hydrolase family 28 protein, producing MLHLALFILLAAPALAQTLPEPAEPFTAETARAQEEAAWATVPDVLARITVPSFPDRTCRVTDYGAVPGDSADDRPGIMGALRDCAAQGGGRVVIPPGDWLSNGPVHYESNIDFHLEAGATLRFGTDPAFYTPLVLTRWEGTFLYNYSPLVYANGKENIALTGRGTLDGQAEGTWSLWKRDNDGRNQEADKAVLRRMGAEGVPVEERVFGDGVADTDGDGQNDGDGQPHYLRPSLVQFFESRNVLVEGVTLRGSPFWTTHLVGCENVTARGLTIRSGTTNDDGFNPESSRFVLIEDSDIWTHDDPIAIKAGRDADGRAYPGTAFVVIRNTRLRSTVGGAMSIGSEMSGGVEGVFIADNVGENGRGRGLYLKSNRDRGGFIRHVYVRDLDLTGARTGFEITTDYKGLREGAHPPAVHDVFLRDVRIWNASERSVRLLGQPTVPVRRVLLDGVHLRGSDTAPELRSVEDVLARDVTVGGEAWRPDSIVEESP